One genomic region from Acidobacteriota bacterium encodes:
- the fusA gene encoding elongation factor G has translation MNVYDSREIRNIALIGHGDSGKTTLASAMLYSAGAVNRLGRVDDGNTVTDYDEDEIARQITINSVVAHCEWKSTKINIIDTPGYPAFILDAKSSLMGADSALLVVDSTAGVEVQSEKAWEFAEEHRLARAVVFNKLDRDRASFERSLESVHKSFGRTVVPVQIPLGEEASFRGIIDLIGEKAYVYETDGSGDFQEAAIPDELQGEAEQRREELIEMVAESDDDLMEKYFEEGTLTQSELVQGLRSFFVDRSIVPAFCMSAGKNAGVKQLMDAMVELFPNPLERTPVPGLTAGSEEEAELSISADGPVTAYVFKTLADPFAGRINLVKAITGTIKSDSNLRNRTAGSNERLGSVHIPQGKTYEPVPELRPGDLGAVMKLKHTATGDTLSVPTAPNIVRKVEFPEAAISFAVEPKSRGDEDKIGNAIARVIEEDPSISFRREAQTKEFLLSGTGQLHVEVTVAKLERKYGVNVILKPPKVPYRETITGNADVHGRHKKQTGGHGQFGDCKIRMEGLPRGTGFEFENEIFGGSIPRQFIPAVEKGVVESAARGYVAGYPVVDFKVTLYDGSYHEVDSSEMAFKIAGSLAFRKGMEQARPVLLEPIMKVEVYVPEENSGDIMGDLNSRRGRIQGMDIKTGMQVVQAEVPLAEMLNYAPTLTSMTGGRGSFHMETSHYDIVPPHCAEKVIEEAKRDKK, from the coding sequence ATGAACGTCTACGACAGCAGGGAGATCCGCAACATCGCCCTGATCGGACATGGGGACTCCGGCAAGACCACTCTGGCCAGCGCCATGCTCTACTCGGCCGGGGCAGTGAACCGCCTGGGTCGGGTGGACGACGGAAACACGGTCACCGACTACGACGAGGACGAGATTGCCCGGCAGATCACCATTAACTCGGTCGTGGCCCACTGCGAGTGGAAATCCACCAAGATCAACATCATCGACACGCCGGGCTATCCGGCTTTCATCCTGGACGCCAAGTCCTCCCTGATGGGGGCCGACTCGGCCCTGCTGGTGGTCGATTCCACGGCGGGAGTCGAAGTGCAGTCGGAAAAGGCATGGGAGTTCGCCGAAGAGCATCGTCTGGCCCGCGCAGTGGTCTTCAACAAGTTGGACCGGGACCGGGCCAGCTTCGAAAGGAGCCTGGAGTCGGTCCACAAGTCCTTCGGCCGGACGGTGGTGCCGGTGCAGATTCCCCTGGGTGAGGAGGCGTCCTTCCGGGGAATCATCGACCTGATCGGCGAGAAGGCCTACGTCTACGAAACGGACGGGAGCGGGGATTTCCAGGAAGCGGCCATTCCGGACGAGCTTCAGGGGGAAGCCGAGCAGCGCCGTGAAGAGCTGATCGAGATGGTGGCCGAGAGCGACGACGACCTGATGGAGAAGTACTTCGAGGAGGGCACGCTGACCCAGAGCGAGCTGGTTCAGGGGTTGCGGAGTTTCTTTGTCGACCGGTCCATCGTCCCCGCCTTCTGCATGTCGGCGGGAAAGAATGCAGGGGTCAAGCAACTTATGGACGCCATGGTGGAGCTTTTCCCCAATCCCTTGGAAAGGACTCCCGTACCGGGCCTGACGGCAGGATCGGAGGAGGAGGCGGAACTCTCCATTTCCGCGGACGGCCCGGTTACCGCCTACGTCTTCAAGACCCTGGCCGATCCCTTCGCCGGGCGGATCAATCTGGTGAAGGCGATCACCGGCACCATCAAGTCGGACTCGAACCTGCGCAACCGGACCGCCGGGTCCAACGAACGCCTGGGCTCGGTCCACATCCCCCAGGGAAAGACCTACGAACCTGTCCCGGAGCTCCGGCCGGGAGACCTGGGCGCCGTGATGAAGCTGAAACATACGGCCACGGGCGACACCCTCTCGGTACCCACGGCGCCCAACATCGTCCGCAAGGTGGAGTTTCCCGAAGCCGCCATCAGCTTCGCCGTGGAGCCCAAGTCGCGGGGCGACGAAGACAAGATCGGCAACGCCATCGCCCGGGTGATCGAGGAAGACCCCTCCATCTCGTTTCGCCGCGAAGCACAGACCAAGGAGTTTCTGCTCTCGGGCACCGGGCAGCTGCACGTTGAGGTGACGGTGGCCAAGCTGGAGCGCAAGTACGGCGTCAACGTCATTCTGAAACCGCCCAAGGTGCCCTACCGCGAGACCATTACGGGGAACGCCGACGTCCACGGGCGGCATAAGAAACAGACCGGAGGACACGGACAGTTCGGAGACTGCAAGATCCGGATGGAAGGGCTTCCCCGAGGGACCGGATTCGAATTCGAAAACGAGATCTTCGGCGGATCCATCCCCAGGCAGTTCATCCCCGCCGTGGAAAAGGGAGTTGTGGAGTCGGCGGCGAGGGGGTACGTGGCCGGGTACCCGGTGGTGGACTTCAAGGTGACACTCTACGACGGCAGCTACCACGAAGTGGACTCCTCGGAAATGGCCTTCAAGATCGCCGGATCGCTGGCCTTCCGGAAAGGCATGGAACAGGCCCGGCCGGTGCTGTTGGAGCCCATCATGAAGGTGGAGGTCTATGTGCCGGAGGAGAACTCGGGCGACATCATGGGCGACCTGAACTCCCGGCGGGGACGGATCCAGGGCATGGACATCAAGACGGGCATGCAGGTGGTCCAGGCCGAGGTGCCGCTGGCCGAGATGCTCAACTATGCGCCGACGCTGACCTCCATGACGGGAGGCCGGGGCAGCTTTCACATGGAGACGTCCCATTACGACATCGTCCCGCCGCACTGCGCCGAGAAGGTGATCGAGGAAGCCAAGCGGGACAAGAAGTAG
- a CDS encoding M28 family peptidase, which yields MAKVATEFGRRRAPLVPPLHQPGVRTGSLDTMPKGLFIRLLILLAVAVGCGQGAGVDGLQVLRHTREIVRHGPHPPGSEAQRKAGEYIAGQLGALGLQVDTQTFRSVTPRGRLRMTNVRGILPGRDERILILASHYDSKFYDTFEFVGANDGGSSSGLVLELARLLVENNPTGLTFWFVFFDGEEAVGETWTSADSLYGSREFVKREKARGNLRKVGAMILLDLVGGKDLRLFREGYSTPWLNEIIWNQASHLGHERIFRPSGRGSHIEDDHLPFLRAGVPAVDLIDLSYAHWHKPSDTLDKLSAPNLEVVGEVVLASLPEIARRVKRK from the coding sequence GTGGCGAAAGTCGCCACGGAGTTCGGCCGGCGCCGCGCTCCGTTGGTTCCTCCGTTGCACCAGCCGGGCGTTCGCACCGGTTCTCTCGACACCATGCCCAAGGGACTCTTCATCCGGCTTCTGATTCTGCTGGCGGTCGCCGTCGGTTGCGGCCAGGGAGCCGGTGTCGACGGGCTTCAGGTGCTCCGTCACACCCGGGAAATCGTCCGTCACGGTCCTCATCCTCCCGGATCGGAGGCCCAACGGAAGGCGGGCGAGTACATTGCCGGACAGTTGGGAGCCCTGGGCCTTCAGGTGGACACCCAAACCTTCCGGTCGGTCACGCCCCGGGGGCGTCTGCGGATGACCAACGTCCGGGGCATCCTCCCCGGCCGCGATGAACGGATCCTGATTCTGGCCAGCCACTACGACAGCAAGTTCTACGACACCTTCGAGTTCGTGGGGGCCAACGACGGCGGGTCCAGCAGCGGCCTGGTCCTGGAACTGGCCCGGTTGCTGGTCGAGAATAACCCCACCGGCCTGACCTTCTGGTTCGTCTTCTTCGACGGGGAGGAGGCAGTGGGGGAAACCTGGACTTCCGCCGACAGCCTTTACGGAAGCCGGGAGTTCGTGAAGCGGGAGAAGGCCCGGGGGAACCTGCGCAAGGTCGGCGCCATGATCCTGCTGGACCTGGTGGGAGGGAAAGACCTTCGGCTCTTCCGGGAAGGATATTCCACTCCGTGGCTGAACGAGATCATCTGGAACCAGGCCTCCCACCTGGGCCACGAGAGAATCTTCCGGCCCTCGGGACGCGGCTCTCACATCGAAGACGATCACCTCCCCTTCCTCCGAGCGGGAGTCCCCGCCGTGGACCTCATCGACCTCAGCTACGCCCACTGGCACAAGCCTTCGGACACGCTCGACAAGCTCTCGGCGCCCAACCTGGAGGTGGTCGGCGAGGTGGTCCTGGCCAGCCTCCCCGAGATCGCCCGGCGGGTGAAGCGGAAGTGA
- a CDS encoding SUMF1/EgtB/PvdO family nonheme iron enzyme has protein sequence MHGNVWEWVQDCWNGSYRGAPADGTAWERGDCSLRVMRGGSLVSDPGSLRSAYRLGYTTGGTFGIGIRLARAISP, from the coding sequence GTGCACGGGAACGTGTGGGAGTGGGTGCAGGACTGTTGGAACGGGAGTTATCGGGGAGCGCCGGCGGACGGAACGGCGTGGGAGCGCGGGGACTGTTCCCTGCGCGTCATGCGCGGCGGCTCCCTGGTCAGCGACCCTGGGTCCCTGCGTTCCGCGTACCGCCTCGGGTACACCACCGGGGGAACCTTCGGCATCGGCATCCGGTTGGCCCGGGCCATTTCTCCTTGA
- a CDS encoding GNAT family N-acetyltransferase, with protein MPRVQECTQRELPEVIGLVDDAMRQGMDQTMLTDYPLVYQESNHRNIRVIKVDGRTVSVVPFLLRTVDVEDVSFNIGIISPTATDPEHRHRGYGLACLRSCLASMEEMECDLSVLWTRIATFPFYEHGAFEPVRYQEWIYTCTGEDGGRFREHAEQIVRYDPSSGTHLDRIRAMHEAEGYGVRRSRSEWKALLRLPLMRTLVAVEDGAATGYLIVSGAGNKPGLIEAGGSREAVETLYAHALRRFPDGSQIQSYDPLTGSTAGQLLERTLPRRRQLTTKSMMIRINCPTAFLHKIRPWLERRTGSGGEDFSIGVTDAAEQISFRSTKEGLLLGQDRLERHYELTRRELTSLVFGPHPVRGEESTRIETPLFPFYFPLWQLDQS; from the coding sequence ATGCCGAGAGTCCAAGAGTGTACGCAGCGAGAGCTTCCCGAGGTCATCGGATTGGTCGACGACGCCATGCGCCAGGGCATGGACCAGACCATGCTCACCGACTACCCCCTGGTCTACCAGGAAAGCAACCATCGCAACATCCGGGTCATCAAAGTGGACGGCCGCACCGTGAGCGTCGTGCCCTTCCTGCTTCGAACCGTCGACGTGGAAGACGTCTCGTTCAACATCGGGATCATTTCGCCGACGGCAACCGATCCGGAGCATCGCCACCGGGGGTACGGACTCGCCTGTCTCAGGAGCTGCCTCGCGAGCATGGAGGAGATGGAGTGCGACCTCTCGGTTCTCTGGACCCGGATCGCCACCTTTCCCTTTTACGAACACGGCGCCTTCGAACCGGTCCGCTATCAGGAATGGATTTACACCTGCACCGGCGAGGACGGCGGCCGTTTCCGCGAACACGCCGAGCAAATCGTGCGTTATGACCCGTCTTCCGGGACCCATCTGGACCGGATCCGAGCCATGCACGAAGCCGAAGGATACGGCGTGCGGAGATCACGGTCCGAGTGGAAAGCGCTCCTGCGGCTCCCGCTGATGCGCACTCTCGTAGCCGTGGAGGACGGAGCCGCCACCGGCTACCTGATCGTCTCCGGCGCGGGCAACAAGCCGGGACTCATTGAAGCGGGGGGCAGCAGGGAGGCCGTGGAGACCCTTTATGCGCACGCCCTCCGCCGGTTTCCGGATGGCTCACAAATCCAATCCTACGACCCCCTGACCGGGTCGACCGCAGGGCAACTGCTGGAGCGGACACTTCCCCGACGACGGCAGTTGACCACCAAGTCCATGATGATCCGCATCAACTGCCCCACGGCGTTCCTGCACAAGATCCGCCCCTGGCTGGAGCGGCGGACGGGGTCCGGGGGGGAGGATTTCTCCATCGGGGTGACCGACGCGGCCGAGCAGATCAGCTTCCGCTCCACCAAGGAAGGCCTGCTCCTGGGACAGGATCGGCTGGAGCGGCACTACGAACTGACGCGGCGGGAGCTGACGTCGCTGGTTTTCGGTCCCCACCCGGTCCGCGGCGAAGAGTCCACCAGGATCGAAACGCCGCTGTTCCCCTTCTACTTCCCGCTTTGGCAACTGGACCAGAGCTGA
- a CDS encoding AMP-binding protein encodes MQTLLDLIPHLQGRDGEAVRFDDGLRTRILSYPELWRRIASFAWHLRERGIRKGDRLLLWGENGPEWVAVFWGCVSQGVQVVPLDPTSSPALVERIQEKVQARLLVHGRGIRPEAGVERLSFRKLAALEPKSETLPRVPLEPDDPVEIVFTSGTTGSPKGVIHRHRNICANLTPFAREIARYRKYARPFQPVRFLNLLPLSHMFGQSAGLFIPLILGGGVVFMSELHPAAILNCIRRHRVSVLVSVPRVLTSLERRVRKSVTIPPGPVKRRGLAGVAVRWWKYRRVHRTLGWKFWAIVVGGARLELRQEEWWAELGFALLQGYGLTESSPVVAVNHPFRPRRGALGRPLAGQEVRLAEDGEILVRGESVATEYLTAKSETQDVLDGGWFRTGDVGKLDETGVLYYKGRKKDLIVTADGLNVHPQDVESVLNRLPGIRDSVVVPGPSPVGDVVHAALIPADEKQDPEELVRLANRRLETHQRVRSWSIWPEADFPRTPSTWKVRRHQVARRVAQRRGAHRRETVSPARAILAQITGRDPRQIRGEQRLDEDLGLSSLDRVDLLSRLEDRRELEIDEEGLARIGTVRELEAALTGPATGPGSVEAQEARSPDASPPRDRPQTVLPYWTRRAPVRWARTGLREGFMVPLLRNRLPLTVTGADLLERVRPPVIFAANHVSHLDTPVILAALPPFWRRRVVPAMVQEWFLPHFRPRGFSWSERFSASLQYVLACGCFNAYPLPQRMGGIRRSLRYTGELLDHGCCPLVFPEGRRSADGALGSFQPGIGLMGVRLEVPVVPVCVEGLFRVFPAGSRWPRRGPVSVTFGEPVRLNPRQGYSQAAAEVRRAVQELIPKETSEV; translated from the coding sequence ATGCAGACCCTTCTCGACCTGATCCCCCATCTGCAGGGGCGGGACGGCGAAGCGGTTCGTTTCGACGACGGCCTCCGCACCCGCATCCTCTCCTATCCCGAGTTGTGGCGCCGGATCGCCTCCTTTGCCTGGCATCTCAGGGAGCGGGGCATCCGGAAGGGAGACCGGCTCCTGCTCTGGGGAGAGAATGGACCGGAGTGGGTCGCCGTTTTCTGGGGTTGCGTCTCCCAGGGAGTCCAGGTCGTCCCGTTGGACCCCACCTCCAGTCCGGCGCTGGTGGAGCGGATTCAGGAGAAGGTCCAGGCGCGCCTGCTGGTGCACGGCCGGGGGATCAGGCCGGAAGCCGGCGTGGAACGCCTGTCGTTCCGGAAGCTGGCCGCACTCGAGCCCAAGAGCGAGACGCTCCCCCGGGTTCCGCTGGAGCCGGACGACCCGGTGGAGATTGTCTTCACCTCCGGCACCACGGGGTCGCCCAAAGGTGTCATCCATCGCCACCGGAACATCTGCGCCAACCTGACGCCCTTCGCCCGCGAGATCGCCCGCTACCGGAAGTACGCCAGGCCTTTCCAGCCCGTCCGGTTCCTGAATCTGCTTCCCCTGAGCCACATGTTCGGCCAGTCGGCCGGACTCTTCATTCCCCTCATCCTGGGGGGCGGCGTGGTGTTCATGTCCGAGCTCCATCCGGCGGCGATCCTGAACTGCATCCGGCGGCACCGGGTTTCCGTCCTGGTTTCGGTGCCCCGGGTCCTGACCAGTCTGGAGCGGCGGGTCCGCAAGAGCGTCACGATTCCCCCGGGGCCGGTGAAGAGGCGTGGGCTGGCAGGGGTGGCCGTCCGCTGGTGGAAGTACCGGCGGGTGCACCGGACCTTGGGCTGGAAGTTCTGGGCCATCGTCGTGGGCGGCGCCCGGCTGGAGCTGCGGCAGGAGGAGTGGTGGGCCGAACTGGGTTTCGCGCTGCTTCAGGGGTATGGACTCACCGAGAGCAGTCCCGTGGTGGCTGTGAACCACCCGTTTCGACCCCGGCGCGGCGCCCTGGGACGCCCCCTCGCCGGACAGGAGGTCCGGTTGGCTGAGGACGGCGAGATCCTGGTCCGCGGGGAGAGCGTCGCCACCGAGTACCTGACCGCCAAGAGCGAGACTCAGGACGTCCTGGACGGCGGTTGGTTCCGAACCGGCGACGTCGGCAAGCTGGACGAGACGGGAGTGCTCTATTACAAGGGCCGCAAGAAGGATCTGATCGTGACGGCCGACGGCCTCAACGTGCATCCCCAGGACGTGGAATCGGTGCTGAACCGTCTTCCGGGCATCCGGGACAGCGTGGTCGTGCCCGGCCCCAGCCCGGTCGGCGACGTGGTCCACGCGGCTCTGATTCCGGCGGACGAAAAGCAGGACCCGGAGGAACTCGTCCGTCTCGCCAATCGACGCCTGGAAACCCACCAGCGCGTCAGGAGTTGGTCCATCTGGCCGGAGGCGGACTTCCCGAGAACTCCGTCCACCTGGAAGGTCCGGCGCCACCAGGTGGCCCGCCGGGTCGCACAACGGCGCGGGGCTCACCGCCGGGAGACGGTCTCCCCGGCCCGCGCGATCCTGGCGCAGATCACGGGACGCGACCCGCGTCAGATTCGCGGGGAACAGCGTCTGGACGAGGACCTGGGACTGTCGTCCCTGGACCGGGTCGACCTTCTCTCGCGGCTGGAGGACCGCCGGGAACTGGAGATCGACGAAGAGGGACTGGCCCGCATCGGCACGGTCCGTGAACTGGAGGCAGCACTGACCGGACCGGCGACGGGTCCGGGTTCCGTTGAGGCGCAGGAGGCGCGGAGCCCGGATGCTTCCCCTCCCCGGGACCGGCCCCAGACCGTCCTGCCCTACTGGACACGCCGGGCGCCCGTCCGCTGGGCGCGGACCGGCCTGCGGGAGGGCTTCATGGTTCCGCTCCTTCGCAACCGCCTTCCCCTCACGGTGACTGGCGCAGACCTGCTGGAGCGGGTCCGTCCCCCGGTGATCTTCGCCGCCAATCACGTCAGTCACCTGGACACGCCGGTGATCTTGGCGGCGCTGCCCCCGTTCTGGCGGCGGCGGGTGGTCCCGGCCATGGTTCAGGAGTGGTTCCTGCCGCACTTTCGCCCCCGTGGGTTCTCCTGGAGCGAGAGGTTCTCCGCCAGCCTCCAGTACGTTCTGGCGTGCGGCTGCTTCAATGCCTATCCCCTCCCCCAGAGGATGGGAGGGATCCGGCGCAGTCTCCGCTACACGGGCGAACTCCTGGACCACGGCTGCTGCCCCCTGGTCTTCCCCGAGGGCCGGCGGTCTGCCGACGGCGCCCTCGGCAGCTTTCAGCCCGGAATCGGCCTCATGGGCGTGCGGTTGGAGGTCCCGGTGGTTCCGGTCTGCGTGGAGGGACTGTTCCGGGTGTTCCCGGCCGGCAGCCGGTGGCCCAGGAGAGGTCCGGTCTCGGTGACCTTCGGCGAGCCGGTGCGGCTGAACCCGCGGCAGGGGTACTCCCAGGCGGCGGCGGAAGTGCGCCGGGCCGTGCAAGAGTTGATTCCGAAGGAAACGAGTGAGGTTTGA
- a CDS encoding quinone oxidoreductase — MKAIRVNENGGPEVLRYQETPEPQIGPAQALVEIEVAGVNYIDTYHRYGLYPAPVPFTPGVEGAGTVLEVGSRVDGVRAGDRVAYAMTLGSYAQRAAVDASKLVLLPDDMDASVAATLMVQGLTAHYLAHGSFPLSEGDTALVHAAAGGVGLLLVQIAKRLGASVIGTVSTEAKAELAREAGADHVILYTEQDFQIEVERLTGGAGVNVVYDSVAKTTFERSLNCLRPRGYLVLFGQSSGPIGPFDPQILNQKGSLFLTRPSLNHYALTREELMGRADDLFQWYAGGELKVRIGSTYPLAEAEAAHRALEGRKTTGKVLLLTS; from the coding sequence ATGAAAGCCATCCGTGTGAACGAAAACGGGGGCCCCGAGGTCTTGCGCTACCAGGAGACGCCCGAACCGCAAATCGGTCCGGCCCAGGCGCTCGTCGAGATCGAGGTCGCCGGCGTCAACTACATCGATACTTACCATCGGTACGGCCTTTATCCGGCGCCCGTACCCTTCACTCCCGGTGTGGAAGGCGCCGGGACCGTGCTTGAAGTGGGTTCCCGGGTGGATGGGGTCCGCGCCGGCGACCGGGTTGCCTACGCCATGACCCTGGGCTCCTATGCTCAGCGGGCGGCGGTGGACGCGTCGAAGCTGGTGCTCCTGCCCGACGATATGGACGCTTCCGTCGCGGCCACCCTCATGGTGCAGGGACTCACCGCCCACTATCTGGCCCACGGGTCCTTTCCCTTGAGCGAGGGAGACACGGCGCTGGTGCACGCCGCCGCCGGCGGCGTCGGTCTGCTCCTGGTGCAGATCGCCAAACGCCTGGGGGCCTCCGTCATCGGGACGGTCTCGACCGAGGCCAAGGCGGAGTTGGCCCGGGAGGCGGGCGCCGACCACGTCATCCTCTATACGGAGCAGGATTTCCAGATCGAGGTGGAACGGCTGACCGGCGGGGCCGGAGTGAACGTGGTCTACGATTCGGTGGCCAAGACCACCTTCGAGCGGAGCCTGAACTGCCTGCGCCCCAGGGGATACCTGGTCCTCTTCGGGCAGTCCAGCGGGCCCATAGGCCCCTTCGATCCCCAGATTCTGAATCAGAAGGGCTCCCTCTTCCTGACGCGTCCCAGCCTGAATCACTATGCCCTCACCCGCGAAGAGCTGATGGGCCGCGCCGACGACCTGTTCCAGTGGTACGCTGGAGGAGAACTGAAAGTGCGCATCGGCTCGACCTACCCGCTGGCCGAGGCCGAGGCCGCGCATCGCGCGCTGGAGGGAAGGAAGACTACAGGCAAGGTTCTTCTGCTGACTTCCTGA
- a CDS encoding polysaccharide deacetylase family protein, with product MKQLGRRIGLPLILFFLLPVPGLAEPDRKIALTFDDLPYLGPLGYWRPREISNMILRTLKRQDIPAAGFVVEERIQDDLATFVILEDWADAGHIVGNNTFAHVDLHQLKANEFLEHVGDGQKYLKQLSRSRRGFNYRYLRFPYLHQGDNEKKKNRVAKALYRASYEIAQVTIKTGDRRFNRIFLDVENDDLVRERLKAIYLAHVGAAVDYGEAQSQAVFGRNIPHILWLHCAIATASFLEDTIQMLQDRGYSFISMAEALEDPAFKTPETYAGPLGLSFIDRVAATRGLPYDADHGVIRVSQIEDRLQQEP from the coding sequence ATGAAGCAACTCGGCCGGCGAATCGGTCTGCCGCTCATTCTTTTTTTCCTCCTGCCGGTTCCCGGACTCGCTGAACCCGACCGGAAAATCGCCCTGACCTTCGACGATCTCCCGTATTTGGGACCCTTGGGTTACTGGCGCCCGCGAGAGATCAGCAACATGATTCTGCGCACTTTGAAGCGGCAGGACATTCCGGCGGCCGGCTTCGTGGTGGAGGAGCGCATCCAGGATGATCTGGCCACCTTCGTCATCCTGGAGGACTGGGCGGACGCGGGGCACATCGTGGGCAACAACACCTTTGCCCACGTCGATCTTCACCAGTTGAAGGCCAACGAGTTTCTGGAACACGTGGGCGACGGCCAGAAGTACCTGAAGCAGCTCAGCCGGAGCCGGCGGGGGTTCAACTACCGCTACCTGCGGTTCCCCTACCTCCACCAAGGGGACAACGAAAAGAAGAAGAACCGGGTGGCCAAGGCCCTCTACCGGGCCAGTTATGAGATTGCCCAAGTCACCATCAAGACGGGAGACCGCCGGTTCAACCGGATCTTTCTCGACGTGGAGAACGACGACCTTGTCAGGGAGAGGCTCAAGGCCATCTACCTGGCGCACGTGGGCGCGGCGGTCGACTACGGCGAGGCCCAGTCGCAAGCCGTGTTCGGCCGGAACATCCCGCACATCCTCTGGCTGCATTGCGCCATCGCCACCGCCAGTTTCCTCGAGGATACGATTCAGATGCTCCAGGACCGGGGGTATTCCTTCATCTCCATGGCGGAAGCCCTGGAGGACCCGGCTTTCAAGACTCCCGAGACCTACGCGGGGCCCCTGGGGCTGAGCTTCATCGACCGGGTGGCGGCCACCCGCGGGCTCCCTTACGACGCCGACCACGGCGTGATCCGCGTGAGCCAGATCGAGGACCGGCTTCAGCAGGAGCCTTGA
- a CDS encoding dihydrodipicolinate synthase family protein encodes MKRFQGVYPALVTPVDDRGDIRTGALRDLMEWHLEVGVDGFYIAGGTGEGLLLTQDQRKELTKATVRAADGRVPVIVHVGHVSTRAAVDLARHASASGADAVSAIPPIYYGTDPASIVGHYSAIASATPLPLIVYHIPAATHSRMTVGLMTELLRLPTVKGIKFSDYNHFLMRQIGLLGPELLVYSGNDEVFLSGLVMGANGGIGLTYNFMPQLFVGIYKAFYAGDLARARELQWTACAMIDVLLGISGSTLSAAKVLLRHLGFEVGEVRRPIRPLTRQDTDLVVGRMTELGLGQRS; translated from the coding sequence GTGAAGCGATTTCAGGGAGTCTATCCGGCGTTGGTCACTCCCGTGGACGACCGCGGAGACATACGGACGGGAGCCCTCCGGGACCTGATGGAGTGGCATCTGGAAGTCGGGGTCGACGGGTTCTACATCGCCGGCGGCACCGGGGAAGGCCTTTTGCTGACGCAGGATCAACGCAAGGAACTCACCAAAGCGACCGTGCGGGCCGCCGACGGAAGGGTTCCCGTCATCGTCCACGTGGGACACGTTTCCACCCGGGCGGCCGTCGATCTGGCCCGTCACGCCTCTGCCTCCGGCGCCGACGCCGTCAGCGCCATCCCGCCCATCTACTACGGCACGGACCCGGCATCCATCGTCGGGCACTACTCGGCCATCGCTTCGGCCACGCCGCTGCCCCTCATCGTCTACCACATTCCCGCAGCCACCCATTCCCGGATGACCGTGGGCCTCATGACCGAACTGCTCCGGCTACCCACGGTCAAGGGGATCAAGTTCAGCGACTACAACCACTTCCTGATGCGGCAGATCGGCCTCCTGGGACCGGAGCTCCTGGTCTATTCCGGGAATGACGAAGTCTTCCTGTCCGGCCTGGTCATGGGGGCCAACGGCGGGATCGGTCTGACCTACAACTTCATGCCCCAACTCTTCGTCGGAATCTACAAGGCCTTTTATGCGGGCGACCTGGCCCGGGCCCGGGAACTGCAATGGACGGCCTGCGCCATGATCGACGTCCTGCTGGGAATCAGCGGGTCCACGCTTTCCGCAGCCAAGGTGCTGCTGCGGCACCTGGGATTCGAGGTGGGAGAAGTGCGGCGGCCGATCCGCCCGCTGACCCGGCAGGACACGGATCTGGTCGTGGGCCGGATGACCGAACTGGGACTCGGCCAGCGCAGTTGA
- a CDS encoding LysR family transcriptional regulator, translating into MRIECLKLFCDVVRLRSFSQAARLNGLSQSAASQAMLQLERTLGVNLIDRSTRPLQTTELGKVYYRGCKKMLDEYTDLEASIRQEGERMEVSVQVAAIYSVGLRDMGQYVDRIRRSYRNAEVHIDYLHPDRVYRRVLEGTADLGLVSFPRNTRELTTRPWRDEPMVLVCPPGHRLSSLTRVHPRDLAKVSYIGFEKGLVIRREVDRFLREQGVAVNVVLEFDNIENIKEAVEVGAGVALLPEPTLMREVRSGTLAAVPLVEPGMVRPLGVIIRRHARLSLAAHRFMDLLKNSGNHNGKDRSARPAGGQIPPASGQRRAPRSGSAGVRTGGTS; encoded by the coding sequence ATGCGAATCGAGTGCCTGAAATTATTTTGTGACGTCGTCCGCCTTCGCAGTTTCTCTCAGGCAGCCCGCCTCAACGGACTTTCACAGTCCGCCGCCAGCCAGGCCATGCTGCAGTTGGAGAGGACCCTGGGGGTCAACCTGATCGACCGGTCGACCCGCCCCCTGCAGACCACGGAGCTGGGCAAGGTCTACTACCGGGGATGCAAGAAGATGCTCGACGAGTACACGGATCTCGAGGCATCCATTCGCCAGGAGGGGGAGCGGATGGAGGTCTCGGTGCAGGTGGCGGCCATCTACTCCGTGGGACTCAGGGACATGGGGCAGTACGTCGACCGCATTCGGAGGAGCTACCGGAACGCGGAGGTCCACATCGACTACCTCCATCCGGACCGTGTCTATCGGCGGGTTCTGGAAGGGACGGCGGATCTGGGACTGGTCTCGTTTCCCAGGAACACCCGGGAGCTCACCACCCGTCCCTGGAGGGACGAGCCCATGGTGCTGGTCTGTCCCCCAGGTCACCGCCTGTCCAGTCTGACGCGGGTTCACCCCAGGGACCTTGCCAAGGTGAGCTACATCGGTTTCGAGAAAGGGCTGGTGATTCGGCGCGAGGTCGATCGTTTCCTGCGGGAGCAGGGAGTCGCCGTGAACGTGGTGCTGGAGTTCGACAACATCGAAAACATCAAGGAAGCCGTGGAAGTGGGGGCCGGAGTGGCCCTGTTGCCCGAACCCACGTTGATGCGGGAAGTCCGGTCGGGAACGCTCGCCGCCGTGCCTCTGGTCGAGCCGGGAATGGTCCGGCCCCTGGGAGTCATCATTCGGCGCCACGCCCGTTTGAGTCTGGCCGCCCACCGCTTCATGGACCTCCTGAAGAACTCCGGGAACCATAACGGCAAGGACCGCTCCGCGAGGCCGGCAGGCGGCCAGATACCTCCTGCCTCGGGTCAGCGGCGCGCACCCCGAAGCGGTTCCGCCGGGGTCCGCACCGGGGGGACATCGTGA